A stretch of Lactuca sativa cultivar Salinas chromosome 6, Lsat_Salinas_v11, whole genome shotgun sequence DNA encodes these proteins:
- the LOC111886927 gene encoding uncharacterized protein LOC111886927, translating to MGIIKSTFSFMLGTAFGVYVAQNYDVPNVNKLYKTGLVMAKHYEENYRKPKGKGDDDDRNDR from the coding sequence ATGGGTATAATCAAAAGCACCTTTTCATTCATGTTGGGGACAGCTTTCGGGGTCTACGTTGCTCAGAACTATGACGTTCCGAACGTTAACAAGCTTTACAAGACGGGGCTCGTGATGGCCAAGCACTATGAAGAAAATTATCGCAAACCCAAAGGGAAAGGCGATGATGATGACCGGAATGACAGATGA